One genomic segment of Kiritimatiella glycovorans includes these proteins:
- a CDS encoding glycosyl hydrolase family 32 → MLMRISLLITGVLLAAVPGAAAFGAALTGAPGAVIEVRGDFDPATGVAVFEPGAVIFTDRNYTVAECPDRLRGLKFLRNPISSDSIVVAEDGLLFALTPESDAYNSARYEELEARGFARVENPGLFQLFGDMSANRVRIYRKAVKVGERYDFSKWTVLLGFRSAVAWQRPSWEDNRGEMLYNGIRLPEEWPPSYVDPRSTDPMPVPYLDHPPAVVAIDLGRQLFVDDFLIEDTDLERTFHYPEKYAGNPVLEPQNDLEAGPGNGLAVASPKSGGLWWNPEREIFELWYEAGWLGTVCYATSTNGIDWHRPELDILPGYNQVIPMGLRPDSWTVVRDWWTDDPDARYKIFVREPGGGMELGAMCFTSPDGIHWGEFDRSGPTGDRSTMFYNPFRKKWVFSIRSAFRGRSRHYWEADRFIEGNDWDQAEYRTGLNWQPGQPVVWAGADRLDPPDPEVGMTPQLYNLDAVAYESLMLGFFQIWRGPHNHQCEGAPKITELNFAYSRDGFHWHRPDRTTAIRAEREAGNWDRGYVQSLGNICVVRGDELWFYYTGFAGNEDRAGEGGMYDNGAMGIAKLRRDGFVSMDAGEVPATLTTRPVRFDEGCRLFVNADVPEGDVRAEILDAGGEPIPPFTLANSEAFRGDETLREMTWAGAEDFRALRGQAVRFRFTVTDGALYAFWVSPDDGGRSDGFLAGSGPGYTGPTDTVGAAGRPSD, encoded by the coding sequence ATGCTGATGAGGATATCGTTGCTTATAACAGGAGTCCTGCTCGCGGCCGTGCCGGGGGCGGCGGCCTTCGGGGCGGCGCTGACCGGGGCGCCGGGTGCGGTCATCGAGGTGCGGGGGGATTTCGATCCGGCGACCGGCGTCGCGGTCTTTGAGCCCGGGGCCGTGATTTTCACCGACCGCAACTACACGGTCGCCGAGTGTCCGGACAGGCTGCGGGGACTGAAATTTCTGCGCAATCCGATCAGCAGCGATTCGATCGTGGTGGCGGAAGACGGTCTCCTCTTTGCCCTGACCCCCGAGTCCGATGCGTACAACAGCGCGCGATACGAAGAACTGGAGGCGCGGGGATTTGCCCGAGTGGAGAATCCCGGACTCTTCCAGCTGTTCGGCGACATGAGCGCCAATCGGGTGCGCATTTACCGGAAGGCGGTGAAGGTCGGCGAACGCTATGATTTCTCCAAATGGACGGTGCTGCTCGGATTCCGGAGCGCCGTAGCCTGGCAGCGGCCCTCGTGGGAGGACAACCGCGGCGAAATGCTCTACAACGGCATCCGCCTTCCGGAGGAGTGGCCGCCTTCGTATGTCGATCCGAGATCGACCGATCCCATGCCGGTGCCGTACCTGGATCATCCGCCCGCGGTCGTAGCCATCGATCTCGGCCGCCAGTTGTTCGTCGACGATTTCCTGATCGAGGATACCGATCTCGAACGCACCTTCCACTATCCGGAAAAGTATGCCGGTAATCCCGTGCTCGAGCCGCAGAACGACCTCGAGGCCGGGCCGGGGAACGGTCTCGCCGTGGCCTCTCCGAAGAGCGGCGGGCTGTGGTGGAACCCGGAACGGGAGATCTTTGAACTGTGGTACGAGGCGGGCTGGCTGGGCACGGTCTGTTACGCGACCAGTACGAACGGGATCGACTGGCACCGGCCGGAGCTGGACATCCTGCCCGGCTATAATCAGGTGATTCCGATGGGACTCAGGCCGGATTCATGGACGGTGGTGCGCGACTGGTGGACGGACGACCCGGACGCGCGCTACAAGATCTTTGTCCGTGAACCCGGCGGCGGGATGGAGCTGGGTGCGATGTGTTTTACCTCGCCCGACGGGATTCATTGGGGCGAGTTCGATCGCAGCGGTCCGACCGGGGATCGCAGCACGATGTTCTACAATCCCTTCCGTAAAAAATGGGTCTTCAGTATACGTTCCGCCTTCCGCGGTCGGTCGCGGCACTACTGGGAGGCGGACCGGTTCATCGAGGGGAACGACTGGGATCAGGCGGAGTACCGCACCGGACTCAACTGGCAGCCGGGACAGCCGGTGGTGTGGGCCGGCGCGGACCGGCTCGATCCACCCGACCCGGAGGTCGGCATGACCCCCCAGCTCTATAATCTGGATGCCGTGGCTTACGAGAGCCTCATGCTCGGGTTCTTCCAGATCTGGCGCGGCCCGCATAATCATCAGTGTGAAGGCGCTCCGAAGATCACCGAGTTGAACTTCGCCTACAGCCGCGATGGATTTCATTGGCACCGGCCCGACCGTACGACCGCCATCAGGGCCGAACGCGAGGCGGGAAACTGGGATCGAGGGTATGTCCAGTCGCTCGGGAATATCTGCGTGGTGCGCGGCGATGAACTCTGGTTCTACTACACCGGGTTCGCGGGCAACGAGGATCGCGCCGGGGAGGGCGGCATGTACGATAACGGGGCGATGGGGATCGCGAAGCTGCGCCGCGACGGGTTTGTCTCGATGGACGCCGGGGAGGTCCCGGCCACCCTGACCACGCGACCGGTGCGGTTCGATGAGGGATGCCGTCTGTTCGTGAACGCCGACGTGCCGGAGGGTGATGTGCGCGCCGAAATCCTGGACGCCGGCGGAGAGCCCATCCCGCCGTTTACGCTTGCAAATAGTGAGGCGTTCCGGGGAGATGAGACCCTGCGCGAAATGACGTGGGCCGGAGCGGAAGATTTTCGCGCCCTGCGGGGCCAGGCCGTGCGCTTCCGGTTCACCGTGACGGACGGCGCGCTCTACGCCTTCTGGGTCAGTCCGGATGACGGCGGACGCAGCGACGGATTTCTCGCCGGGAGCGGCCCGGGCTATACCGGCCCGACCGATACGGTTGGCGCCGCCGGCCGGCCCTCCGATTGA